The Planctomycetota bacterium region TATTAAGACTGACAGAGGACTAGTCAGCCTTCCCTTTTCGCATTGATCGTGGACCAGGCTCGCCTTTCGTCTCGCCAATTGTGATTGCTTGGGCCGGCGGATCGTGATTCGGCCGCGGCGCGCATCTGAACGGCCTTCGCGAAAGGATGGGCTGCGGCTCCTGGTCGGGCGGCTTTGGCCGCGCGGCCCGTCAACAGCGCGAGCGACCGTGCAGCCCCGACCAGGAGGTTTGGCGCCGCGCAACGAGTTGCGGGAGTGGTTCGCGCACGTCCCAGCCAAATGAAAACAATTACAAGCTCGTTACCCGTGGGAACCGCCAGCGCGGAAGGGCTCGCTTGAGTTGCCAACGGAAGCCAGCCAGCGCCGG contains the following coding sequences:
- a CDS encoding DUF488 family protein, producing the protein MIRPRRASERPSRKDGLRLLVGRLWPRGPSTARATVQPRPGGLAPRNELREWFAHVPAK